A region from the Deltaproteobacteria bacterium genome encodes:
- the tatA gene encoding twin-arginine translocase TatA/TatE family subunit, giving the protein MFGMGIGELLVVLVIVLVVFGAGRLPEVMGSIGQGVQAFKKGLREPPEIDVTPKDADAAKAKKPETS; this is encoded by the coding sequence ATGTTCGGGATGGGCATCGGCGAGCTGCTCGTCGTGCTCGTGATCGTCCTCGTCGTGTTCGGGGCCGGCCGGCTACCCGAGGTGATGGGCAGCATTGGCCAGGGGGTCCAGGCCTTCAAGAAGGGGCTGCGCGAGCCGCCGGAGATCGACGTCACGCCCAAGGACGCCGACGCCGCGAAGGCGAAGAAGCCCGAGACCTCCTAG